DNA sequence from the Bacillota bacterium genome:
GTCCCCCGCCGCCACGCTCACCGCGTCCAGGCCGAACGCCTCGAGGCACGCCGCCGCGAAGCGCCTGCCAATGGCCTCGAGGCTCGCATCGCCGGCGTCCGGTTCCGGCCCCGCCAGAGCCCGGCTCACCCGGTCCACCGCCTCGTACGCGGCCGCCCGGGAGCGCTCGTGGGCGAACAGCCGGGAGCGTTCGAGGGCGGTGCCCAGGTGCTCGCCCACCGCCGTGAGAAGGTTCAACGCCCCGCCGTCAAACAGCGTGGAGCCCTCGGCAGCCACGTTCAAGACGCCCAGCACGCCCGCACTTGACCGCAGCGGCACGCTTGCGTGGTAGACCAGCCCGCAGCGCTGTCCCTCGGCCTGCTCCAGACGGCTGCACTCCAGCACGTTGACCGCCTCGCGCAGGTCTCCCCGGTAGAAAAGTTCAAAGCAGCGGCACCACCGCCAGCGCAGCGGCTCGCGGCCGTTGGCTTGTAACGCGGGCGGGAGCTGGTAGGCGGAGGCCAGCGACAGCCTGCGGCCAGGCGGTTCGGCCAGGAATAGCCAGGCGGTGCGCAGCCCCAGAAGCTGCGTCACCAGCCGAAGCACCTCGTCCAGGGCGGCCTCGATATCCGCCCGGGAGTTGAGCAGGCGGGCTATGTCTGTCAGGATCTGCAGCGATGTGCTCATTGTCAGGAGTCGCTCTTATCATAGCAAAAGGCCCTGCGCGCCGGGTGCCTCTACACGATCAGGCACAGGTCGCCGAACTCGTGCCAGCGGTATCCCCGGTGCAGCGCATCGGCGTACGCCGCGCGCAGCAACGCCGGCTCGACGAACGCCGCCAGCATGGCCAGGTGCGTGCTGCGCGGAGCGTGCAGGCCCGTCACCAGCCCCT
Encoded proteins:
- a CDS encoding GAF domain-containing protein, with translation MSTSLQILTDIARLLNSRADIEAALDEVLRLVTQLLGLRTAWLFLAEPPGRRLSLASAYQLPPALQANGREPLRWRWCRCFELFYRGDLREAVNVLECSRLEQAEGQRCGLVYHASVPLRSSAGVLGVLNVAAEGSTLFDGGALNLLTAVGEHLGTALERSRLFAHERSRAAAYEAVDRVSRALAGPEPDAGDASLEAIGRRFAAACLEAFGLDAVSVAAGD